The Magnetococcales bacterium DNA window CCCAACAAAGTCTTTTGTATCAAATCCTTTTTTTGCAAGGGTTCTGAATAGATACTTTTTTCTTATGGCAAGCCAACCATTTGAAAACCGCTCCAATAGTGGGGATGGGAACGCTCTTCGTTGCGCAGGGCAATCTGGGTATGGCGCAGGGCGGCGCGCTTGTCACCGTCTTCCCGGAGGAATTGAAAATAGCGCCGGATAAAAAGCAGGGACGATTCAGGTTCCATGCGCCATAAACTGAAAATGGCGGTGTTGCCGAAGCCGAAGAGGAGACCCCGCATCAGGGTGGCAATGGCCTCGCCATCATCCTTGGGGGCCATGGGGAGATCGGTGGCGGATAGTGTCAAGAGATCGGCATCCAGGCCCATGTCATACATCTCCCTGACGGTGAGGCGACCGTCATTGTTCGGATCGGGGGTCAAAAGAATGGCAGAGTCCAGGGGATGCGCCGGACGCAGGCCCAGGGGAATGGCCAGATGGATGTATCGATATCCTTCTTCCAGATTTTTCAGGGTGTTTTTGGTGGCCAGGTCACCCAGATGAACCTTGGCCTGGAGGTGTTCGTCGGACATGGCCACGACCACGGCAATGGCGAGGGCTTCATCCCGGGCCAGGGGGACAGGGGGAAGTTTTTCTTCGGCAGGGCGTTTGGGATCGCCGAAGGCCACGAGTCGTCCTTCCTTGCCGCGTTTTTCCAGAGGGAAATAGGCGCTCGTATTGGCGCTTGGCGACATGCGCATCTCATACCGGTCGATCATCTGGATGTTGTCGTCGTCGAGCAGAACTGCAAAAGGGAGATGCAGCAAGGCACCATGCGGGACAATGGTCACCTTGCTGGTCTTGATGCGTTCCTGAAGGGGGGACCAGAGCTTGCGGTACAATTTGCGGGCAGGTTCACGCCACTGCTCGCCGGATGAAGATTTCAGGGCCTGACGCAGGGCCAGGACATGGGCCTCCGGCTGGACATCCGGCAGGTTGAGGCAGTGGAATTCATTGCGGGAGACCACAAAGGCCAGCAGATTTTTGGGGGCGTATTGATGAAAGACAACCAGGGTTTCATCCAGGGGGAGCTGTTCCTGGATGCGGGGCAGGGTCAGGGGACTGGCCCCCAGACTGGCGGCCAGGGAAAAATCCAGCTCGCTTAACCTTTCCAGAAGCTGCGTGCGATTTTTATGCAATCGTTCCCGTTCTGCTGCCGTGCGCCGACCATCCCGCCGGCTGGTCTGATCGTTGATTTCCGCCAGGGTGGTCAGCAACCGCTTGACCTGGTTGGAACGGTTGGGGCGGATGCCCCGCAGAGGGGTGGAACGGGCCAGCAGGTCGGTCGTGGCGAGGGCCTTGGCACGTTCTGCAACGCCAAAGGCCTGGGTAAACTCACCCTGGCGATACAGAATGGCTATCAATTGCCGGTAGACTTCCTGTCGATCCCCGGTGATGCCGGTTTCCGACACCGAGCCGTGAAAAGGGATCGGTTCGGCCTCCATGGCTTCGATGGCACGTCCCCACCAGCCGATGGCCTGATCCTGACGTTTGTCGAGAATGGCGATACGACCCCGGTCATACAGGGCCATCCAGAACAGATCCGACAAGATGGGCATGCGGGGATCCAGGAGCAGGGCATCGAAGGTTTTGCGGGCGCAGGAGAGGTCACCGGTCTCCAGGCAGGCCCGGGCCAGCATGAACCGACGGGGGAGGGTCACGAGCCAGGCACCACTCTGCTCTTCCATGCCCCGGCGTCCCATTTCCGACAGGGTACTCAGGGCACCCTGGAGCGGATTCACCCAGGTGGCGGCCATCATCAGGACTTCGATGGTATGGACACGATCGTACTCTTCAATGGCCTCCCGCACCTGCACATAATCCTTCAAGGCCATGCCGATCTGGATGGATGCCGTATGAAAGGCGGCCTGCAATTCCGGACTGGTTTGCACGGGAATGAGACTTTCCAGTTTTCTCAGGTGATGTTGGGCTTCGGCCCGGTGACCTTGCAGGGCCTCGGCCACCCCGGCCACCCGATGGGCCTGGGCCAGCCAGCGATCCCGATCCGGGGTGGGAGGCTCGCGTTGCAGGAGATTCAAAATTTCCTGGGAATAGACCAGGGCCTGGGAATAATCGCCGATTTCCAGTCCCGTCAAGGCTCGCCATACCAGGACAGGGGCCATCAATTCCCGGGAGGTGGGGACGTCATCGCCCGGGAAAAAGAGGGGTTCGTCCGTTTTCTGGGAACGAACCCGCTCCAGATACAGGTCCGAGCAGCGCTGAAAGGCCTCATACCGTTTCATTTCGTAGTAGGCCCGACAGAGGTCCTGGAGTGTACCGATGTCGGCACTCTCCAGGCTCAGGTTTTCCTCGAAATAGGTCGCTGCCTGCGAATAGCGATGGCTCATGACCAGAATGCGCATGCTCATGGCATTGTCCGTGGCGCAGCCAAGCCAGGAGAGGCTGATCAGCATCAACAACATGAGGCTGGCAGGCGTGAATCCTGAACGAAATTTCCAGAAAAAATGCGGGAAGAGAAAAAGTTTGTTTGGCATCGGTAACAGGTCACCTGGAATTTCTTTGCGTCCCGGGCCGGGATCACGGTATGGTCAAGGGTGTGATCATGCCACAGAATGTCTCCCTTTTTCCCACGTTTTCTTTTCAGGTTCCAGATCCATGGCCATTTTTCCCGGTTTGACCGTGCCGGTGGAGCGTTGGGCACGCCTTCTTGAACGATGCCGCACGGAACAGGATCCAACCCGACTCAAGGAACATTGCGTGGCCCTGGAAAAATTTTTTCTGGAGTTTGTGGCACCGCAGAGTGCCTTGTATCACCAGCAGGCCGGATCAACAATCCCGGATGAGACTCTGGATGAAGCCCTGGTCTCCCGACTGGTCACCGCCGGGGCGGGTTGTCTGGGAGAGTCGCACCGTCTGTTGTGCCGGTTGCATGCCATTCTGCATCAGTCGGACCCTGCCCGGTTTCACCAGGAAGCCACGCGGTTGATCGTGCGCCTTGACCGGATTTTGCAGCGGGTCCAGGGTGGATGATGACAGATTTCCAT harbors:
- a CDS encoding CHAT domain-containing protein produces the protein MPNKLFLFPHFFWKFRSGFTPASLMLLMLISLSWLGCATDNAMSMRILVMSHRYSQAATYFEENLSLESADIGTLQDLCRAYYEMKRYEAFQRCSDLYLERVRSQKTDEPLFFPGDDVPTSRELMAPVLVWRALTGLEIGDYSQALVYSQEILNLLQREPPTPDRDRWLAQAHRVAGVAEALQGHRAEAQHHLRKLESLIPVQTSPELQAAFHTASIQIGMALKDYVQVREAIEEYDRVHTIEVLMMAATWVNPLQGALSTLSEMGRRGMEEQSGAWLVTLPRRFMLARACLETGDLSCARKTFDALLLDPRMPILSDLFWMALYDRGRIAILDKRQDQAIGWWGRAIEAMEAEPIPFHGSVSETGITGDRQEVYRQLIAILYRQGEFTQAFGVAERAKALATTDLLARSTPLRGIRPNRSNQVKRLLTTLAEINDQTSRRDGRRTAAERERLHKNRTQLLERLSELDFSLAASLGASPLTLPRIQEQLPLDETLVVFHQYAPKNLLAFVVSRNEFHCLNLPDVQPEAHVLALRQALKSSSGEQWREPARKLYRKLWSPLQERIKTSKVTIVPHGALLHLPFAVLLDDDNIQMIDRYEMRMSPSANTSAYFPLEKRGKEGRLVAFGDPKRPAEEKLPPVPLARDEALAIAVVVAMSDEHLQAKVHLGDLATKNTLKNLEEGYRYIHLAIPLGLRPAHPLDSAILLTPDPNNDGRLTVREMYDMGLDADLLTLSATDLPMAPKDDGEAIATLMRGLLFGFGNTAIFSLWRMEPESSLLFIRRYFQFLREDGDKRAALRHTQIALRNEERSHPHYWSGFQMVGLP